One genomic window of uncultured Fusobacterium sp. includes the following:
- a CDS encoding murein L,D-transpeptidase catalytic domain family protein produces MLKKIVLGLTLLSSLTFGIDLQTEDKIKGVYKELGIENKLNYSTFFKAIQGYNKIDGKKEGYITIIDFSKPSNEERFFVIDLENKKVNYSTYVSHGKNTGLDTAVKFSNKMNSYQSSLGFYLTINTYEGSNGYSLRLKGLEPGINSNAMDRHIVVHGADYATKEFMEKYGFLGRSLGCPAIPEDISKEVIDYIKGGTVLYINGNDESYFEKSQYISLKI; encoded by the coding sequence AAATAGTTCTTGGATTAACATTACTATCTTCATTAACTTTTGGAATTGATCTGCAAACTGAGGATAAAATAAAAGGAGTATATAAAGAGTTAGGAATAGAGAATAAGCTGAATTATTCAACTTTTTTTAAGGCAATTCAAGGTTATAATAAGATAGATGGAAAAAAAGAAGGATATATAACTATTATAGATTTTTCAAAGCCTTCTAATGAAGAGAGATTTTTTGTAATAGATTTAGAAAACAAAAAAGTAAACTATTCTACATATGTTAGCCATGGAAAAAATACTGGTTTAGATACAGCAGTAAAATTTTCTAATAAGATGAATTCTTATCAGAGCTCTTTAGGATTTTATTTAACAATTAATACTTATGAAGGAAGCAATGGATATTCATTGAGATTAAAAGGACTTGAACCTGGAATAAATTCTAATGCTATGGATAGACATATTGTTGTTCATGGAGCTGACTATGCAACTAAAGAATTTATGGAAAAATATGGTTTTTTAGGAAGAAGTTTAGGATGCCCAGCTATACCAGAGGACATATCTAAAGAAGTAATTGATTATATAAAAGGAGGAACAGTTTTATATATCAATGGAAATGATGAAAGTTATTTTGAAAAGAGTCAATATATATCTTTAAAAATTTAA